One Natrinema halophilum genomic window carries:
- a CDS encoding helix-turn-helix domain-containing protein, protein MSGRGPKRELAEKIAGEITLSDDPGATLRKWRTDFDISQTDLAAELEVSSSVISDYESGRRESPGIGVVGRLVRGLLTIDERRGGERIRQYGRVLSAGFESDVVYDLREYATSIPLSELYADLEATEVASSGTDRVSGHTVIDSIEAITRLSSEEFFRLYGQSTNRVLVFTGVTRGESPLVALRVVNPTPNAVILHGIDEEDLWDHAADLARIDGYSLAVANPPMDDMLEHLVSLE, encoded by the coding sequence ATGAGCGGGCGCGGACCCAAACGGGAACTCGCGGAGAAAATTGCCGGTGAAATCACACTGAGCGACGACCCCGGCGCGACGCTGCGCAAGTGGCGAACCGACTTCGATATCTCACAGACTGACCTGGCGGCCGAACTCGAGGTTTCCTCGTCGGTCATCTCCGATTACGAGAGCGGTCGCCGAGAAAGTCCGGGCATTGGCGTCGTCGGTCGACTCGTCCGAGGGCTCCTTACGATCGACGAACGGCGGGGCGGCGAGCGCATTCGACAGTACGGCCGAGTCCTCTCGGCGGGCTTCGAGAGCGACGTCGTCTACGACCTTCGGGAGTACGCCACGTCGATTCCCCTCTCCGAGCTCTACGCCGACCTCGAGGCGACCGAAGTCGCCTCGAGCGGCACCGACCGCGTCAGCGGCCACACGGTCATCGACAGCATCGAGGCGATCACGCGCCTCTCCAGCGAGGAGTTCTTCAGACTCTACGGCCAGAGTACGAACCGTGTGCTCGTGTTTACGGGCGTGACGCGAGGAGAATCGCCGCTCGTAGCATTACGCGTCGTCAACCCCACGCCGAACGCCGTCATCCTCCACGGAATCGACGAGGAGGATCTCTGGGATCACGCGGCCGATCTGGCGCGAATCGACGGGTACTCGTTAGCCGTGGCGAATCCGCCCATGGACGACATGCTCGAGCATCTCGTGAGTCTCGAGTGA
- a CDS encoding glycosyltransferase: MSGYPPTSVILPTVEWADACAEVLDQLEPGDELLIICDNRSDPVYDRRDDLPVTARVIAAGEPEGCSGKANAIATGMEAAGNDRIIWTDDDFHHPPDWLTTLNADYERHGPTSELPVFIGNDPLSYLVEPLYAYTGTGMVYAADVAWGGALVFERDDVNGKALLRDLRRTVSDDGTLAEYVDFTAVKRTRRVEIGGTIRESLERHVRFTKLVRHHDRDAMIAAAVVGTLVSVAYLLYPLAGLVLSTLCYGAVYAAFGIRRWTVLLSYPATIAQVPLLAYALARRTFVWGGRRYRWRSMFDVEVLE, from the coding sequence ATGTCAGGGTACCCTCCCACGAGCGTGATACTGCCGACCGTCGAGTGGGCGGACGCCTGTGCGGAGGTTCTCGACCAGCTCGAGCCGGGCGACGAGCTGTTGATCATCTGTGATAACCGGTCAGATCCGGTGTACGACCGTCGAGACGATCTACCGGTAACGGCTCGCGTCATCGCCGCCGGGGAGCCGGAGGGCTGTTCGGGGAAGGCAAACGCCATTGCGACCGGAATGGAGGCCGCCGGAAACGACCGGATCATCTGGACGGACGACGACTTTCACCACCCGCCGGATTGGCTGACCACGCTCAACGCCGACTACGAGCGACATGGGCCGACCTCGGAACTCCCCGTCTTCATCGGAAACGACCCCCTCTCGTATCTGGTCGAACCGCTCTATGCGTATACGGGAACGGGCATGGTCTACGCCGCCGACGTGGCGTGGGGCGGTGCGCTCGTGTTCGAACGGGATGACGTAAACGGGAAAGCGCTTCTCCGGGACCTCCGGCGGACGGTGAGCGATGACGGGACACTCGCCGAATACGTGGATTTCACCGCGGTAAAACGCACGCGCCGGGTCGAAATCGGCGGGACGATCCGAGAATCGCTCGAGCGACACGTCCGGTTTACGAAACTCGTCCGGCATCACGATCGAGACGCGATGATCGCCGCCGCCGTCGTCGGCACGCTCGTCTCCGTCGCGTATCTCCTCTATCCGCTCGCCGGACTCGTCCTGTCGACGCTGTGTTACGGTGCCGTCTACGCCGCGTTCGGCATCCGCCGATGGACCGTCCTGCTTTCGTATCCTGCCACGATCGCGCAGGTGCCGCTGCTGGCGTACGCCCTCGCCCGGCGGACGTTCGTCTGGGGCGGCCGACGCTATCGCTGGCGGTCGATGTTCGACGTGGAGGTGTTGGAATAG
- a CDS encoding M48 family metallopeptidase, which translates to MGFVRSLDLAIRAALATLISGSALLGSLGIVLVLSLTGGVALSAYAAELLNAIGITVPPSVWPVVWTTVSVGGLAWFGRATGNAIRAERAALLERTTPVSRASLEEATVIDSAVIRLARQVDIPKPAVRIHSTSVPLAYTTYRSDDPIIRTGHCGTPVVVLSRGILINLSRSEMTAVLAHELAHIANDDHRLFTGVLLPLVAAETIIEDEGYPSSVTDVCASLLVFIASIGVGVFSRGRELAADRGAVTMTGDPVALATALEKLDGTGPDKPTTDLRKYARSTNAINILPSFDTASTASGLRSTHPSLETRLDHILSLSAERTESRR; encoded by the coding sequence ATGGGTTTCGTTCGGTCACTCGATCTGGCGATCCGTGCTGCACTCGCAACGCTCATCAGCGGCTCAGCGTTGCTCGGGAGCCTCGGTATCGTGCTCGTTTTGTCTTTGACCGGTGGTGTAGCCCTTTCGGCGTACGCAGCCGAGTTGCTGAACGCTATCGGGATCACGGTTCCACCCTCCGTGTGGCCGGTCGTGTGGACGACGGTTTCTGTCGGTGGGCTTGCCTGGTTCGGTCGAGCGACCGGCAATGCAATTCGTGCCGAACGGGCCGCGTTGCTCGAGCGAACGACGCCCGTCTCTCGGGCATCGCTCGAGGAGGCGACTGTGATCGACTCCGCAGTCATCCGACTTGCGAGACAGGTCGACATTCCGAAACCGGCTGTCCGGATTCACTCGACGTCGGTGCCACTGGCATACACGACGTATCGATCGGATGACCCAATCATCAGAACTGGCCACTGCGGGACGCCGGTCGTCGTGCTTTCGCGAGGAATTCTAATAAATTTGTCACGATCGGAAATGACGGCGGTCCTCGCCCACGAACTGGCACACATCGCTAACGACGACCACCGACTATTCACGGGCGTCCTGCTCCCGCTTGTCGCTGCTGAGACGATCATCGAGGACGAAGGGTATCCATCGAGCGTCACCGACGTCTGTGCGTCCCTCTTGGTGTTTATCGCATCGATCGGAGTCGGTGTATTTTCTCGCGGCCGAGAATTGGCCGCCGACCGCGGCGCTGTGACCATGACCGGCGACCCAGTAGCGCTCGCGACTGCACTCGAAAAACTCGACGGGACTGGTCCCGACAAACCGACGACGGACCTCCGCAAGTACGCTCGGTCTACAAACGCGATCAACATCCTGCCCTCGTTCGACACGGCTTCCACCGCGTCTGGCCTTCGTTCGACACACCCGTCGCTCGAGACGCGTCTCGACCATATCCTGTCGCTGTCGGCAGAGCGAACTGAAAGCCGACGGTAG
- a CDS encoding metal-dependent hydrolase: MPSTVVHVAFAGLLGVALLGAKFDTRAILIVMGCSALLDLDTLIGIVVPGTHRAALHNVWIVIIPAVGLLWDGRIRSESIVRERWGTYGRRIAWTTLAALFFTHVSFDAFFNGVNLFWPVHDRFYDLSGTLLVTDQRGLVQTFVELDTGVIAESTARGTTENTHYRTGFDPTRDEPTTGVERIFPIAATGERFVLTATGFTAVIVRVLEDRR; encoded by the coding sequence ATGCCATCGACCGTCGTCCACGTCGCATTCGCCGGACTGCTCGGTGTCGCGTTGCTCGGCGCGAAGTTCGACACGCGGGCGATCCTGATCGTAATGGGGTGTAGCGCCTTGCTCGACCTCGATACGCTTATCGGGATCGTCGTTCCTGGAACACACCGCGCGGCGTTGCACAACGTCTGGATCGTCATCATTCCCGCTGTGGGGCTGTTGTGGGACGGGAGGATCCGCTCGGAGTCCATCGTCCGAGAACGGTGGGGGACGTATGGCCGACGCATCGCGTGGACGACGCTTGCGGCACTGTTTTTTACACACGTATCGTTCGACGCCTTCTTCAACGGCGTTAATCTGTTCTGGCCGGTCCACGATCGTTTCTACGACCTGTCCGGGACACTACTCGTGACCGACCAGCGCGGCCTCGTCCAGACGTTCGTGGAACTCGACACCGGCGTGATCGCCGAGTCGACCGCCCGCGGGACGACCGAAAACACGCACTACAGAACCGGGTTCGATCCCACTCGAGACGAACCCACCACCGGCGTCGAACGGATCTTCCCCATCGCCGCGACCGGCGAACGGTTCGTCCTTACAGCGACCGGATTTACGGCAGTTATCGTTCGAGTACTCGAGGACCGCCGATAG
- a CDS encoding competence/damage-inducible protein A — protein sequence MNVAIVTVGDEILAGSTTNTNASWLAERITERGSTVGRILTIPDDRGLIADYVARWSDEFDALIVTGGIGGTPDDVTVEAVADGLEREVGVHGEIRERLVEKAAAFRDENPEMVAEYELQIDLEAAASVPQGATPIVVDDGWAPGCVVDNVYVFAGIPDEMQAMFEQVADEIRGDSTAETLYTPAPEGALHVALENVADRFDVSVGSYPRSEDRPGRIRVSSTDPEAVDAAIAWLRANVETTTPPSESETESA from the coding sequence ATGAACGTCGCGATCGTCACCGTGGGCGACGAAATTCTCGCAGGATCGACGACCAACACTAACGCGTCGTGGCTGGCCGAGCGGATCACCGAGCGCGGGAGTACGGTCGGTCGAATCCTGACGATCCCCGACGACCGCGGACTGATCGCCGACTACGTCGCCCGCTGGAGCGACGAATTCGACGCCCTGATCGTCACCGGCGGTATCGGCGGCACGCCCGACGACGTGACCGTCGAAGCGGTCGCCGACGGCCTCGAGCGCGAGGTCGGCGTCCACGGGGAGATCCGCGAGCGACTGGTCGAGAAGGCGGCAGCGTTCCGGGACGAGAACCCAGAAATGGTCGCCGAATACGAACTGCAAATCGATCTCGAGGCCGCGGCGTCGGTTCCCCAGGGCGCGACGCCAATCGTCGTTGACGACGGCTGGGCACCGGGCTGCGTCGTCGATAACGTCTACGTGTTCGCCGGCATCCCCGACGAAATGCAGGCCATGTTTGAACAGGTTGCCGACGAGATCCGAGGGGATTCGACCGCGGAAACGCTGTACACGCCGGCTCCCGAAGGAGCGCTCCACGTGGCGCTCGAGAACGTCGCCGATCGTTTCGACGTTTCCGTCGGCAGCTATCCCCGAAGCGAAGACCGACCGGGACGAATCCGCGTCTCGAGTACCGATCCCGAGGCGGTCGATGCGGCGATCGCGTGGCTCCGAGCGAACGTCGAGACGACAACGCCGCCGTCCGAGAGCGAAACCGAATCCGCGTAA
- a CDS encoding hemolysin family protein, translated as MVELAFSLARLGFAFFLVFLNGFFVAAEFAYVRIRSTQIEALVEDGRSSAKLVQEAEENLDDYLATTQLGITIASLGLGWVGEPAIAALLDPVLGPVLPAGSIHLVSIGIGFSVITFLHVVFGELAPKTLAIADAERIALLVAAPMKVFYYVFIPGIIVFNGTANFFTRLIGVEPASERDESHSEEEIIRIVSRSGEQGSVDMAEVEMIEAIFDLSDTVAREVMVPRPDVVTVSADMPLSELRTVASSGSYTRFPVVDEEADEPVVGFVHAKDVLHAIETSGRGDEPTGTEPTARDLARDVLFVPETRRIDGVLAEFRRQNVQLAIVIDEWGAFEGILTIEDIIEQVVGEIQDEFDIAEMEPSIDELADGRYVVDGGVSLVSVNETLETNFESEAFDTVGGLVLSRLGRAPDVGDAVEADGYELTVKEVDGTRISRVTVSDASPEAEEPTD; from the coding sequence GTGGTAGAACTCGCGTTCTCACTCGCGCGGCTCGGCTTTGCGTTCTTTCTGGTCTTCCTGAACGGGTTCTTCGTCGCAGCGGAGTTCGCGTACGTCCGAATTCGGTCGACACAGATCGAAGCACTCGTCGAAGACGGACGTTCGTCGGCCAAGCTCGTTCAGGAAGCAGAAGAAAATCTGGACGACTATCTCGCAACCACTCAACTGGGAATTACGATCGCTTCGCTGGGGTTGGGATGGGTCGGCGAACCAGCTATCGCTGCGCTTCTCGACCCCGTCCTGGGACCGGTGCTTCCTGCAGGTTCGATTCACCTGGTATCGATCGGTATCGGGTTCAGCGTCATCACCTTCCTGCACGTCGTCTTCGGTGAACTCGCGCCGAAAACGCTCGCGATTGCTGACGCCGAGCGGATCGCGCTCCTCGTCGCAGCGCCGATGAAAGTCTTCTACTACGTCTTCATCCCCGGAATCATCGTGTTCAACGGCACGGCGAATTTCTTTACCCGGCTCATCGGCGTCGAGCCGGCGTCCGAGCGCGACGAAAGCCACAGCGAGGAAGAAATCATTCGGATCGTTTCCCGGTCCGGCGAACAGGGATCCGTCGACATGGCGGAAGTCGAGATGATCGAGGCGATTTTCGACCTCAGCGACACGGTCGCCCGCGAAGTGATGGTCCCCCGACCGGACGTCGTGACCGTCTCTGCAGACATGCCCCTGTCGGAACTGCGGACCGTCGCCTCGAGCGGGAGCTATACCCGATTCCCCGTCGTCGACGAGGAGGCCGACGAACCGGTCGTCGGCTTCGTTCACGCGAAAGACGTGCTTCACGCCATCGAAACGTCGGGCCGTGGCGACGAGCCGACGGGGACCGAACCGACTGCCCGCGACCTCGCAAGAGACGTCCTTTTCGTCCCGGAGACGCGCCGAATTGACGGCGTCCTCGCGGAATTTCGTCGACAGAACGTCCAGTTAGCCATCGTTATCGACGAATGGGGTGCGTTCGAGGGAATTTTGACCATCGAGGATATCATCGAGCAAGTCGTCGGGGAGATTCAAGACGAGTTCGACATCGCCGAAATGGAACCCTCTATCGACGAACTCGCGGACGGGCGGTACGTCGTGGACGGCGGTGTCTCGCTCGTTTCCGTAAACGAGACGCTCGAGACGAATTTCGAGAGCGAGGCGTTCGACACTGTCGGTGGCCTCGTGTTGAGCCGCCTCGGCAGGGCCCCCGACGTTGGTGATGCGGTCGAGGCTGACGGCTACGAGTTGACGGTCAAAGAGGTGGATGGAACGCGTATCTCGAGGGTAACCGTCAGCGATGCGTCCCCAGAGGCGGAGGAACCTACCGACTGA
- a CDS encoding replication factor C large subunit, producing the protein MTDWTEKYRPTTLSEVRGNNKARDKLEEWAETWDDHRKAVIIHGSPGVGKTSAAHALAADMGWPVMELNASDNRQADVIERIAGEAAKSGTLTGGGSGRRLVILDEADNFHGNADYGGSKEVTRVVKEANQPVVLVANEFYDMSQSLRNSCETIEFRDVSKRSIVPVLRDICRREDVEFDEEALEKIAESTSGDLRSAVNDLQAVAEEAERLTVDDVVTGERDTTEGIFDFLDSLIKEEDAEGALRASYDVDETPDELLNWIEDNLPKDYEGAELADAYEFLSNADRWLGRVRATQEYSYWRYATDNMTAGVAASRRGDKGGWTRYGPPSYWSKLGRTKGTRNTRDAIAERIAEREGASVATVRRGVLPFLSKMTHHCKNRDLTVRMAAAYDLDESEVSFVTGSGKDTNKVQSIVEDAKERMAQEAVDHSGGAFFEAERSSSDAEEVTVDSTGSASDSSEGDDAPSEQGTLAAVDEDNGNTADEAADRGADDPDDDQSGLSDFM; encoded by the coding sequence ATGACCGACTGGACAGAGAAGTACCGCCCGACGACGCTGTCGGAGGTACGCGGCAACAACAAGGCTCGCGACAAGCTCGAGGAGTGGGCCGAAACCTGGGACGATCACCGAAAGGCGGTGATCATTCACGGCAGTCCCGGCGTCGGGAAGACATCCGCCGCCCACGCGCTGGCCGCCGACATGGGGTGGCCCGTGATGGAACTCAACGCCAGCGACAACCGTCAGGCGGATGTCATCGAACGGATCGCTGGTGAGGCGGCCAAGAGCGGCACGCTAACCGGGGGCGGGTCGGGCCGTCGACTCGTCATCTTAGACGAGGCGGACAACTTCCACGGAAATGCGGATTACGGCGGCTCGAAGGAGGTCACCCGCGTCGTCAAGGAGGCGAATCAGCCGGTCGTTCTGGTCGCGAACGAATTCTACGACATGAGCCAGTCGCTTCGAAACTCCTGTGAGACCATCGAATTCCGGGACGTTTCGAAGCGATCGATCGTCCCTGTCCTTCGGGACATCTGCCGGCGCGAAGACGTCGAGTTCGACGAAGAAGCCCTGGAGAAAATCGCCGAGTCGACCAGTGGCGATCTCCGTTCGGCGGTCAACGACCTGCAGGCGGTCGCCGAGGAGGCGGAACGGCTGACCGTCGACGACGTCGTGACGGGCGAACGCGATACGACCGAGGGGATATTCGATTTCCTCGACTCGCTCATCAAGGAAGAAGACGCCGAAGGGGCGCTGCGGGCATCCTACGACGTCGACGAGACGCCGGATGAATTGCTAAACTGGATCGAGGACAACCTCCCGAAAGACTACGAGGGCGCTGAACTGGCCGACGCATACGAGTTCCTTTCGAACGCTGATCGATGGCTCGGCCGCGTCCGGGCCACGCAGGAGTACTCGTACTGGCGCTACGCGACGGACAATATGACCGCCGGCGTCGCTGCCTCGAGACGCGGCGACAAGGGTGGCTGGACACGGTACGGACCGCCGAGTTACTGGTCGAAGCTCGGCCGGACCAAAGGGACCCGCAATACCCGGGATGCGATCGCCGAACGTATCGCCGAACGTGAGGGTGCAAGCGTCGCAACGGTTCGACGAGGAGTACTCCCGTTTCTGTCGAAGATGACCCACCACTGCAAGAACCGCGACCTTACCGTTCGCATGGCTGCAGCTTACGACCTCGACGAATCAGAGGTGTCGTTCGTCACCGGTAGCGGAAAGGACACCAACAAGGTACAGTCGATCGTCGAGGACGCCAAGGAGCGGATGGCCCAGGAAGCGGTCGATCACTCCGGCGGCGCCTTCTTCGAAGCCGAGCGCTCGAGTTCTGACGCTGAGGAAGTGACCGTAGATTCGACCGGAAGTGCCAGCGATAGTAGCGAGGGCGACGACGCCCCGAGCGAACAGGGCACGCTCGCGGCCGTCGATGAAGACAACGGGAACACTGCGGACGAAGCGGCCGACAGAGGCGCCGACGATCCGGATGATGATCAGTCGGGGCTAAGCGATTTTATGTAA
- the bioD gene encoding dethiobiotin synthase has translation MTDPIAVVGTGTGVGKTVITAGLTRLLREAGHDARAIKPAQTGHPPDDDAAFVATACADPSAATCPQYLEPALAPRVAAEVAAEDIEYESIRTACEREIAAATVPIVEGIGGLRVPLAGDHEVIDLVDDLAATAVVVTRSGLGTLNHTALSIDALEARGIDVFGVICNEYAGETVAERTNPAELERMTGHPVETVPLLADEASAGPRDLAIGIGDALSAAFRDRLPVKDV, from the coding sequence GTGACTGACCCGATCGCGGTCGTCGGCACCGGAACGGGCGTCGGAAAAACAGTCATAACGGCTGGACTGACGCGTCTTCTGCGCGAAGCCGGCCACGATGCGCGGGCGATCAAACCAGCACAGACCGGTCACCCGCCGGACGACGACGCAGCGTTCGTTGCCACAGCCTGCGCCGATCCGTCAGCAGCGACCTGTCCCCAGTACCTCGAACCGGCGCTGGCCCCGCGTGTCGCCGCCGAAGTCGCTGCGGAAGACATCGAGTACGAGTCGATCCGTACGGCATGCGAGCGTGAAATCGCGGCCGCGACGGTGCCGATCGTCGAAGGTATCGGCGGTCTCAGGGTCCCGCTGGCCGGCGATCACGAAGTGATCGACCTCGTCGACGATCTCGCAGCCACCGCGGTCGTCGTTACGCGTTCAGGATTGGGTACGCTCAATCACACTGCGCTCTCTATCGATGCGCTCGAGGCACGCGGTATCGACGTTTTCGGCGTTATCTGTAACGAGTACGCCGGCGAAACCGTGGCCGAGCGGACCAATCCGGCCGAACTCGAGCGGATGACGGGCCACCCAGTCGAGACGGTACCGTTGCTGGCCGACGAAGCCAGTGCTGGGCCACGCGACCTCGCCATCGGTATCGGTGACGCGTTGTCGGCGGCGTTTCGCGACCGACTACCGGTAAAAGACGTCTAA
- a CDS encoding aminotransferase class I/II-fold pyridoxal phosphate-dependent enzyme produces the protein MADRGFDLENRLETLEENDLKRTLSPVDRVAERGYFAQPSGSELPVLEATEALVFASNNYLGLTDDQRIQDAARQAAATVGTGAGASRLVTGDTLVHRDLERLLAETKDTERALTFSSGYAANVGTITALEPDVIFSDELNHASIIDGCQLAGSNTVVYDHCDVASLRTKLEQRAERATREGREPADESWLIVTDSVFSMDGTVAPLDAICDAAEEFGAWVMVDEAHATGLYANGGGIVQAEGLEDRIQIQLGTLSKALASQGGYIAGSAELIECVLNEARSFVYSTGLSPPAAAVASEALHVARHSDARERLWDNVAHLRDGLESMGFEIWGDSQILPVLIGDRRDAIAFADGIRERDIVAPAIRPPTVPDGTSRIRVVPMATHDQGDIVTCLEAFRAAGEEVGLL, from the coding sequence ATGGCCGACCGCGGGTTCGACCTCGAGAACAGACTCGAAACGCTCGAGGAGAACGATTTGAAACGTACATTGTCGCCTGTCGATCGGGTCGCCGAGCGCGGCTACTTTGCGCAGCCCTCCGGCAGTGAACTACCCGTCCTCGAGGCTACAGAGGCGCTAGTTTTCGCCTCGAACAACTACCTCGGTCTGACGGACGACCAGCGGATTCAGGACGCGGCCCGGCAAGCCGCCGCGACCGTCGGGACGGGTGCCGGAGCTAGCCGGCTCGTCACCGGCGATACGCTGGTTCATCGGGATCTGGAGCGACTGCTCGCCGAAACCAAGGACACAGAACGCGCGCTAACCTTCTCGTCGGGATACGCAGCAAACGTCGGAACGATTACCGCACTCGAACCGGACGTGATCTTTTCCGACGAGTTAAACCACGCGAGCATCATCGATGGCTGTCAGCTGGCAGGCTCCAATACCGTCGTTTACGACCACTGCGATGTGGCGAGCCTGCGAACGAAGCTCGAGCAACGAGCCGAACGAGCAACTCGAGAGGGGCGGGAGCCAGCCGACGAATCCTGGTTGATCGTCACCGACTCCGTTTTCAGCATGGACGGCACTGTGGCGCCACTCGACGCGATCTGTGACGCTGCCGAAGAGTTCGGGGCGTGGGTGATGGTCGACGAGGCGCATGCGACGGGCCTCTACGCGAACGGCGGTGGCATCGTCCAGGCCGAGGGGCTCGAAGACCGCATTCAGATCCAGCTGGGAACGCTCTCGAAAGCGCTGGCGAGCCAGGGTGGATACATCGCCGGCAGCGCGGAACTGATCGAATGCGTACTCAACGAGGCACGTTCGTTCGTCTATTCGACCGGGCTCTCACCACCGGCTGCCGCAGTAGCGAGCGAGGCGCTGCACGTCGCCCGTCACAGTGATGCCCGGGAGCGACTCTGGGATAACGTTGCACACCTCCGTGACGGACTCGAGTCGATGGGATTCGAAATCTGGGGGGACTCCCAGATCCTCCCCGTTCTCATCGGCGATCGGCGCGACGCAATCGCTTTCGCCGACGGAATCCGTGAACGGGACATCGTTGCACCTGCGATCCGCCCACCGACCGTTCCCGATGGAACCAGCAGAATTCGCGTCGTACCGATGGCAACTCACGATCAGGGTGATATCGTCACCTGCCTCGAGGCGTTCCGTGCCGCGGGTGAGGAGGTAGGGCTGCTGTGA
- a CDS encoding transcriptional regulator — MDDITFAVLGTGGIGRRALEVSQHKDALTPVAACDRHGVAFDVDGLDVDELLAATEGNIDNEVATDGGNGTAAAEGGVKQHGEDRGVVASNQARPSDDPIQEVIDHGDRIDAVLLALPNYEHDFIPRTATRFVEGGYSGVLIDVLKRSRVIDMLDDRSDEFDDAGITFICGAGATPGLLTGAASLAAQSFVEVTDVDIWWGVGLKSGYEDNRGTVREDIAHLPEYDIETARELSDAEIEDIIDDHDGVIEFEDMEHADDVLLERAGVCDAEDVSVGGILDVRNDEKPTTTTVRVTGTTFDGETATNTFSLGDETSMEANVNGPALGYLKAGVRRNCAGEYGVFGPAELMPGF; from the coding sequence ATGGACGATATCACGTTTGCGGTACTCGGAACCGGAGGCATCGGCCGACGAGCACTCGAAGTGAGCCAGCACAAAGACGCGCTGACGCCCGTCGCGGCGTGTGACCGCCACGGCGTTGCGTTCGATGTCGACGGCCTCGACGTCGACGAACTGTTGGCAGCGACGGAAGGCAACATCGACAACGAAGTAGCGACGGACGGCGGAAACGGTACCGCAGCCGCCGAGGGCGGAGTCAAACAACACGGCGAAGACAGAGGCGTCGTCGCCTCGAACCAGGCCCGGCCCAGCGACGACCCGATCCAGGAGGTGATCGACCACGGCGACCGGATCGACGCAGTTTTGCTCGCACTGCCGAACTACGAACACGATTTCATCCCGCGGACGGCCACCCGTTTCGTCGAGGGCGGCTATTCGGGGGTGCTGATCGACGTCCTCAAGCGCTCCCGCGTGATCGACATGCTCGACGATCGCAGCGACGAGTTCGATGATGCGGGGATTACGTTCATCTGCGGCGCTGGTGCCACGCCCGGCCTGCTTACCGGGGCGGCTTCGCTTGCCGCACAGTCGTTCGTCGAGGTTACGGACGTCGATATCTGGTGGGGTGTCGGCCTCAAGTCGGGGTACGAGGATAACCGCGGCACCGTCCGCGAGGATATCGCTCACCTCCCCGAGTACGACATCGAGACCGCCCGCGAACTCTCGGACGCCGAAATCGAGGACATCATCGACGACCACGACGGGGTCATCGAATTCGAAGACATGGAACACGCCGACGACGTCCTCCTCGAGCGCGCCGGCGTCTGCGACGCGGAAGACGTTTCGGTCGGCGGCATTCTCGACGTCCGTAACGACGAGAAGCCCACCACGACCACAGTGCGTGTCACCGGAACGACCTTCGATGGCGAGACGGCGACGAATACGTTCTCACTCGGCGACGAGACGAGTATGGAGGCAAACGTTAACGGTCCCGCACTGGGCTACCTGAAAGCCGGCGTGCGTCGGAACTGCGCCGGCGAGTACGGCGTCTTCGGGCCCGCCGAACTGATGCCCGGATTCTGA